From the genome of Bombyx mori chromosome 16, ASM3026992v2, one region includes:
- the LOC100862709 gene encoding 3-dehydroecdysone 3alpha-reductase, whose protein sequence is MSFTNKVVLVTGGSSGIGASAAVHFAKEGADVAIVGRNVTKLDNVARECAQVGKKPVIIKADISKDEEAKTIVQQTIEAFGKLDVLINNAGMNKSGSLLAGNLLESYDAVTATNLRAVILITSLAAPHLIETKGNIINVSSIGGTMVPMPGFLAYCMGKASLNHFTRGIALELAPHGVRANIISPGLVLTDIIENSDNQISWDIFRAATALKKLGEPSEIAELMLFLASDKARSITGSNYVSDNGMLLLR, encoded by the coding sequence ATGAGTTTCACAAATAAAGTGGTTCTCGTCACCGGGGGCAGCTCGGGTATCGGTGCCTCTGCCGCCGTACACTTCGCTAAGGAAGGTGCGGACGTGGCCATAGTAGGTCGAAACGTTACGAAACTGGACAACGTGGCCCGGGAATGTGCGCAAGTCGGCAAAAAGCCGGTCATCATTAAAGCTGACATTTCAAAAGACGAAGAAGCGAAGACCATCGTTCAACAAACCATTGAAGCCTTCGGGAAGCTAGATGTGCTCATTAACAACGCTGGAATGAACAAATCCGGGTCCCTGCTCGCTGGCAACCTCCTTGAATCGTACGACGCAGTCACAGCGACTAATCTGAGAGCGGTCATTTTGATAACGAGCCTCGCTGCTCCGCACCTCATCGAGACGAAGGGAAACATCATAAACGTATCCAGTATCGGCGGAACCATGGTACCAATGCCAGGGTTTCTGGCATACTGCATGGGGAAAGCTAGTTTGAATCATTTTACGCGTGGTATTGCCTTGGAATTAGCACCTCATGGTGTCAGAGCAAACATCATCAGTCCAGGTCTTGTTTTAACTGATATCATTGAGAACTCTGATAATCAGATTAGCTGGGACATTTTTAGGGCTGCCACGGCGTTGAAGAAATTAGGAGAACCGTCAGAAATTGCCGAGTTGATGTTGTTCCTGGCAAGTGACAAAGCTAGAAGCATAACTGGCTCGAACTACGTCTCCGACAATGGAATGCTGCTGCTCAGATGA